In Musa acuminata AAA Group cultivar baxijiao chromosome BXJ2-3, Cavendish_Baxijiao_AAA, whole genome shotgun sequence, the following proteins share a genomic window:
- the LOC103973421 gene encoding putative invertase inhibitor — protein MRPSSIFILLAVAVLLLHHHLLPGVEASVEKACRDAANRSRKINYDFCVAELRPYPGSQVADQKWLAVIAASLTKDKATSASDKVKGLLANTSDTKTKKCLESCESIYEDLLSDLKTSILAIKEGRLGDAKTHLSAAVDAPSTCEQGFEELKVPSPLNKEDSDLTQISTIALAFTNMLG, from the coding sequence ATGAGGCCGTCCTCCATCTTTATCCTCCTAGCGGTGGcagtcctcctcctccaccaccacctcctccccggCGTGGAGGCATCGGTGGAGAAGGCGTGCAGGGACGCGGCGAATAGAAGCCGCAAAATCAACTACGACTTCTGCGTGGCGGAGCTCCGCCCGTACCCGGGGAGCCAGGTGGCTGACCAGAAGTGGCTGGCGGTGATCGCGGCTAGCTTGACGAAGGACAAAGCCACCAGCGCCAGCGATAAGGTCAAGGGTTTGCTAGCCAACACGAGTGATACGAAGACGAAGAAGTGCTTGGAGTCTTGCGAGAGCATCTACGAGGACCTGCTCTCCGACCTCAAAACGTCCATCctggcgatcaaggagggtcgcctGGGCGACGCCAAGACTCATCTCAGCGCGGCTGTGGACGCGCCCAGCACCTGCGAGCAGGGTTTCGAGGAGCTGAAGGTCCCCTCACCCTTGAACAAGGAGGACTCCGACTTGACGCAGATCAGCACTATTGCTTTAGCCTTCACCAATATGCTGGGGTGA